In Porites lutea chromosome 1, jaPorLute2.1, whole genome shotgun sequence, a single genomic region encodes these proteins:
- the LOC140938798 gene encoding hydroxylysine kinase-like → MDEESCEGHLTLTRPYVDNHGAVKLADLLFGLRISDLSKVKEFVSYEDRNFYFKGVLPNQKNKQGNSTEDEFVLKILNHVDSQNISYVNAQNAVLLYLKEHGFVCPVPMRSLSDKLTMECELSSYGLSVSEGNAKIQKLPRRINAVRLLSYVPGKLLKDVRCTNDLLFNLGRYIAKMNKVLKNFQHAGLCDLVKQEWDLAQLNVLERYISVASQDISEFNLLQHVYKKFVNGVIPKLGDLDKHVIHGDLNDENVLVVPTQRGDSHEIAGILDFGETSDSYRVFEVAICMAYIIMRRVQQGDTHLEAIRAAGHVLRGYQSVYSLSHSELELLYLSVAARFLQTCVIGRYKQSLEPENLYLSQTCQLGLKILSSYNAFSAEETLNYWLST, encoded by the exons ATGGATGAGGAAAGTTGTGAAGGGCATTTAACTTTAACAAGACCCTACGTTGATAATCACGGTGCCGTAAAGCTTGCAGATTTATTGTTTGGTCTTCGCATTTCAGACCTATCGAAAGTGAAAGAGTTTGTAAGTTATGAAGACCGAAATTTCTACTTTAAAGGTGTTCTGCCAaaccaaaagaacaaacaaggaaatTCCACGGAAGATGAATTCGTGTTGAAGATATTAAACCACGTCGATTCACAGAACATTTCATATGTTAATGCGCAGAACGCAGTTTTACTTTATTTGAAAGAACATGGCTTCGTTTGCCCTGTTCCCATGAGGTCTTTAAGTGATAAACTCACAATGGAATGCGAGTTGTCATCTTATGGTTTAAGTGTCAGTGAGGGAAACGCCAAAATACAGAAGCTGCCTCGAAGAATTAATGCTGTTCGACTTCTGAGCTACGTGCCTGGGAAGCTCCTCAAAGATGTTCGTTGCACGAATGATCTTCTCTTCAATCTGGGTCGTTACATAGCGAAGATGAACAAAGTTTTGAAg AATTTTCAACATGCAGGCCTCTGTGATCTTGTGAAACAAGAATGGGACTTGGCTCAGTTAAATGTCCTTGAAAGATACATATCCGTTGCAAGCCAGGATATTTCAGAATTTAATCTCCTTCAACATGTCTACAAGAAGTTTGTCAATGGAGTAATCCCAAAGCTTGGTGATCTAGATAAACATGTTATCCATGGTGACCTTAATGATGAGAACGTACTGGTCGTTCCTACTCAGCGTGGCGATAGTCATGAAATAGCAGGTATACTTGATTTTGGGGAAACCTCAGATTCCTACAGAGTGTTTGAAGTTGCGATCTGTATGGCGTACATCATTATGCGCCGAGTCCAACAAGGTGATACACATCTGGAAGCAATCAGAGCTGCAGGTCACGTTTTGAGAGGTTATCAAAGCGTTTACAGTCTCTCCCACTCGGAACTTGAGCTCTTGTATTTGTCAGTAGCCGCTAGGTTCCTTCAGACTTGTGTAATAGGGAGATACAAACAGTCTCTTGAACCTGAGAATTTATACTTGAGCCAAACTTGTCAATTAGGATTAAAAATCCTTTCTTCTTACAATGCTTTTTCAGCAGAAGAAACACTTAATTATTGGTTGTCAACTTAA
- the LOC140952145 gene encoding hydroxylysine kinase-like, with protein sequence MDNDLTGGQLTLTRPYVDKQGAIKLADLLFGLRISDLSHAKEFVSYDDRNFYLKGVLLSQENKQGSSSEDEFVLKILNHVDSQNMSYVNAQNALLLHLKEHGFVCPVPVKSLSGELTMECQLSSYGLSGSKENAKIQEIPREINAVRLLSYVPGKLLKDVRCTNDLLFSLGRYIAKMNKALQSFQHAGLSDLVKQEWDLAQLTNLESYISVASQGVKDSKPLQDVFNIFVNRVIPKLVNLDKHVIHGDLNDENILVAPSQRGDIHEIAGILDFGDTSDSYRVFEVAICMMYMIMLRVQQGDTHQEAIRSAGHLLRGYQSVYSLSHSELELLYWSVAARFLQSCVIGIYKQTLEPENVYLSQTYHLGFKVLSSYIASSEEETLNSWFST encoded by the exons ATGGACAATGATCTAACTGGAGGGCAGTTAACACTAACACGACCCTATGTTGATAAACAAGGTGCGATCAAACTTGCAGATTTATTGTTTGGTCTTCGTATTTCCGACCTTTCACATGCCAAGGAGTTTGTCAGTTACGACGACCGAAATTTCTATTTGAAAGGTGTTTTGCTTAGCCAAGAGAACAAACAAGGGAGTTCCAGTGAAGATGAATTCGTGTTGAAAATATTAAACCACGTCGATTCACAAAACATGTCATATGTTAATGCACAAAATGCACTTTTGCTTCATTTGAAAGAACATGGCTTCGTTTGCCCGGTTCCAGTGAAGTCGTTAAGTGGTGAACTCACAATGGAATGCCAGTTGTCCTCTTATGGTTTAAGTGGTAGTAAAGAAAACGCCAAAATACAGGAGATCCCACGCGAAATTAACGCCGTTCGACTTCTGAGCTACGTGCCTGGGAAGCTCCTCAAAGATGTTCGTTGCACGAATGATCTCCTCTTCAGTCTGGGTCGTTACATCGCGAAGATGAATAAAGCTTTACAG AGTTTTCAACATGCGGGCCTTAGTGATCTAGTGAAACAAGAATGGGACTTGGCTCAGTTAACTAACCTTGAAAGTTACATATCTGTTGCAAGCCAGGGTGTTAAAGACTCAAAACCACTCCAAGATGTCTTCAACATATTTGTCAATAGAGTCATTCCAAAGCTTGTTAATCTAGATAAACATGTAATCCATGGTGACCTCAATGATGAGAACATACTGGTCGCTCCTAGTCAGCGTGGTGATATTCATGAAATAGCAGGTATACTTGATTTTGGGGATACCTCAGATTCCTACAGAGTGTTTGAAGTTGCCATATGTATGATGTACATGATAATGCTCCGAGTGCAACAAGGTGATACGCATCAAGAAGCAATCAGATCTGCCGGCCACTTGTTGAGAGGTTATCAAAGCGTTTACAGCCTCTCTCACTCTGAACTTGAGCTCTTGTATTGGTCAGTTGCTGCTAGGTTCCTTCAGTCTTGTGTAATAGGAATATATAAACAAACTCTTGAACCAGAGAATGTATACTTGAGCCAAACTTATCACTTAGGATTTAAAGTTCTTTCTTCGTACATTGCCTCTTCAGAAGAAGAAACGCTTAATTCTTGGTTTTCAACTTAA